A stretch of Geomonas oryzisoli DNA encodes these proteins:
- a CDS encoding rubrerythrin family protein → MSTRDNLAEAFAGESQANRKYLAFAKKAEAEGLPQVAKLFRAAAHAETVHAHAHLRAMDGIKSTVDNLKEAIEGEGFEFQKMYPPFLEQAKQEGHRAAENSFKFALAVEEVHHDLYQQALAAVQNGVDLADRPIYVCEVCGNTVYDEAPDKCEVCLVPKDKFTRIA, encoded by the coding sequence ATGTCTACCAGGGATAACCTTGCCGAGGCGTTTGCCGGAGAGAGCCAAGCCAACCGTAAATACCTTGCATTTGCCAAGAAGGCCGAGGCGGAGGGGCTGCCGCAGGTAGCGAAGCTGTTCCGCGCTGCGGCACATGCCGAGACGGTTCATGCCCACGCGCATCTGCGCGCCATGGACGGGATCAAGAGCACCGTCGACAACCTGAAAGAAGCCATCGAGGGAGAAGGGTTCGAGTTCCAGAAGATGTACCCCCCCTTCCTCGAGCAGGCGAAACAGGAGGGGCACCGTGCCGCGGAGAACTCCTTCAAGTTCGCCCTGGCGGTGGAGGAAGTCCATCATGACCTGTACCAGCAGGCCCTGGCAGCGGTGCAAAACGGCGTCGATCTCGCCGACCGCCCCATCTACGTCTGCGAAGTTTGCGGCAACACGGTCTACGACGAGGCGCCCGACAAGTGCGAGGTGTGTCTGGTGCCGAAAGACAAGTTCACCAGGATCGCCTGA
- a CDS encoding exopolysaccharide biosynthesis protein gives MAREITTLQEMLDRIGDSADDTGRVSLGKIVESVGNRSFGPLLLMVGIIAASPLSGMPGVPTATGVLILLIAAQLFFRRDHFWLPKWLLRRSLAQEKVHKAVRWLRPAARFIDRVLRPRMPALIRGGSIYLISFACASIAVVMPVMELVPFSAHGAGLALTAFGLALISRDGLLALIAFTVTAVSFALVIYQFS, from the coding sequence ATGGCGCGAGAGATTACCACTCTTCAGGAGATGCTGGACCGGATCGGAGATTCAGCGGACGACACGGGGCGCGTTTCTTTGGGGAAAATAGTGGAGTCGGTGGGGAACAGGTCCTTCGGGCCGCTGCTGCTCATGGTGGGGATCATCGCCGCTTCACCCTTGAGCGGCATGCCGGGCGTGCCGACCGCCACCGGGGTCCTGATCCTGTTGATCGCGGCGCAGCTTTTCTTCCGTAGGGACCATTTCTGGCTCCCAAAGTGGTTGCTGCGACGCTCTCTGGCCCAGGAGAAGGTCCATAAGGCGGTCAGGTGGCTGCGTCCCGCGGCGCGGTTCATCGACCGGGTGTTGCGCCCACGCATGCCCGCGTTAATCCGGGGGGGGAGCATCTACCTGATCTCGTTCGCCTGCGCGTCCATCGCGGTCGTCATGCCGGTCATGGAACTGGTCCCGTTCTCGGCGCACGGCGCGGGGCTCGCGCTGACGGCGTTCGGGCTGGCCCTGATCTCGCGCGACGGGCTCCTGGCGCTGATCGCGTTCACGGTGACAGCAGTCAGTTTTGCCCTGGTGATCTACCAGTTCAGCTGA
- a CDS encoding cupin domain-containing protein, whose amino-acid sequence MFERKSDAGYRQVLPGIRQKTLVHGEKTLMVEFLLDKGALLPVHSHPHEQTGYLVSGRIRLSIGENKQEVLPGDSWCIAGGAEHNAEILEDSVAIEVFSPVRKEYLP is encoded by the coding sequence ATGTTCGAAAGGAAAAGCGATGCGGGTTACCGGCAGGTACTCCCGGGGATCCGCCAGAAGACCCTGGTACACGGGGAGAAAACGCTGATGGTGGAATTCCTGCTGGATAAGGGGGCGCTGCTGCCGGTGCACAGCCACCCGCACGAACAGACGGGTTATCTGGTAAGCGGCCGGATCAGGCTCAGCATCGGTGAGAACAAACAGGAGGTGCTGCCGGGGGACAGCTGGTGCATCGCGGGTGGCGCTGAGCACAACGCAGAAATACTTGAAGATTCTGTGGCCATCGAGGTGTTCTCCCCGGTGCGCAAGGAGTACCTCCCCTAG
- a CDS encoding tRNA (cytidine(34)-2'-O)-methyltransferase, whose amino-acid sequence MSLQQPFHIVLVEPEIPPNTGNIARLCGATGTVLHLVGKLGFSTDDRYLKRAGLDYWSEVDIRYWDDLESLQRAFPEGRFIYTSKKAPKSYLEFGFRPGDFIVFGKETKGLPEELIEANPETAVRIPIIGKVRSLNLSTSAGIVLYEALRQTGALEGA is encoded by the coding sequence ATGTCCTTGCAACAACCTTTTCACATAGTGCTGGTGGAACCCGAGATTCCCCCCAACACTGGCAACATCGCCCGGCTTTGCGGCGCCACCGGCACCGTCCTGCACCTGGTCGGCAAACTCGGCTTCTCCACCGACGACCGCTACCTAAAGCGCGCCGGGCTGGACTACTGGAGCGAAGTCGACATCCGCTACTGGGACGACCTGGAGTCCCTGCAACGTGCCTTCCCCGAAGGGCGGTTCATCTACACCAGCAAGAAGGCCCCCAAAAGCTACCTTGAGTTCGGCTTCCGCCCCGGCGACTTCATCGTTTTCGGCAAGGAAACCAAAGGGCTCCCTGAGGAGCTCATCGAGGCCAACCCGGAGACCGCGGTGCGCATCCCGATCATCGGGAAGGTGCGCAGCCTGAACCTCTCCACCTCCGCGGGGATCGTACTCTACGAGGCGCTGCGCCAGACCGGCGCGCTCGAAGGCGCGTAA
- the trpB gene encoding tryptophan synthase subunit beta yields MDTPDNSGHFGRFGGRYVSETLMPALLELEKAYNHFRNEKGFQEEFAYYLRQYVGRPNPLYFAEKLSRKMGGAKIYLKREDLNHTGAHKVNNTIGQALLAKRMGKKKVIAETGAGQHGVATATVAALFGMECEVFMGEEDIRRQSLNVFRMKLLGAKVNPVSSGTATLKDAMNEAMRQWVTNVEDTFYIIGTVAGPHPYPVMVRDFQAIIGQEARAQHLEAEGRLPDYLVAAVGGGSNAIGLFHPFVNDESVQMIGVEAAGYGIDSGKHAAPLSAGTVGVLHGNKTYLLQDEFGQIAHAHSISAGLDYPGVGPEHSYLKEIGRASYVSVTDDEALDAFQVLTREEGIIPALESSHAVAHALRLAPTLSANESIVVCLSGRGDKDIHTVADVMGVQL; encoded by the coding sequence TTGGATACGCCTGACAACAGTGGTCACTTCGGCCGTTTCGGCGGCAGATACGTCTCGGAAACGCTCATGCCGGCGCTGCTCGAACTCGAGAAAGCCTACAACCATTTTCGCAACGAAAAGGGGTTTCAGGAGGAGTTCGCCTACTACCTGCGCCAGTACGTCGGGCGTCCCAACCCGCTCTATTTCGCCGAGAAACTGAGTCGGAAAATGGGGGGCGCGAAGATCTATCTGAAGCGCGAGGACCTGAACCACACCGGCGCGCACAAGGTGAACAACACCATCGGCCAGGCGCTGCTCGCCAAGCGGATGGGCAAGAAAAAGGTGATCGCCGAGACCGGCGCCGGCCAGCACGGTGTGGCGACGGCGACCGTCGCGGCGCTGTTCGGGATGGAGTGCGAGGTGTTCATGGGCGAGGAGGATATCCGTCGCCAGTCCCTGAACGTGTTCCGCATGAAGCTTCTGGGCGCCAAGGTCAACCCGGTCAGTTCCGGCACCGCGACCCTGAAGGACGCCATGAACGAGGCAATGCGCCAGTGGGTGACCAACGTGGAGGATACCTTCTACATCATAGGCACCGTCGCAGGCCCCCATCCCTACCCGGTCATGGTGCGCGACTTCCAGGCCATCATCGGCCAGGAGGCGAGGGCGCAGCACCTGGAGGCCGAGGGGAGGCTCCCCGACTACCTGGTCGCCGCGGTCGGCGGAGGAAGCAACGCCATCGGGCTGTTCCATCCTTTCGTCAACGATGAGTCGGTGCAGATGATCGGCGTCGAGGCTGCCGGCTACGGTATCGACAGCGGCAAGCATGCCGCACCGCTTTCCGCCGGCACCGTCGGCGTGCTGCACGGCAACAAAACGTACCTTCTGCAGGACGAGTTCGGTCAGATCGCCCATGCCCATTCCATTTCCGCCGGACTGGACTACCCGGGCGTGGGACCGGAGCACTCGTACCTGAAGGAGATCGGACGGGCCAGCTACGTCTCCGTCACCGATGACGAGGCCCTGGACGCGTTCCAGGTGTTGACCCGTGAAGAGGGGATCATCCCCGCACTGGAGTCTTCCCACGCAGTGGCCCATGCGCTGCGTCTGGCTCCGACACTTTCCGCCAATGAGAGCATCGTCGTCTGTCTGTCGGGCAGGGGCGATAAGGACATCCATACCGTGGCTGATGTTATGGGGGTGCAGCTTTAA